A section of the Flavobacterium ardleyense genome encodes:
- a CDS encoding SulP family inorganic anion transporter encodes MKNVLNLFDFSQKINYRNEILAGLTVAMTMIPESLSFAILAGFPPLVGLYAAFIAGLITAIFGGRPGMVSGGAGATVVVLIALMRSNGLEYVFAAVALAGVIQILIGLFKFSKFIRLVPQPVMYGFVNGLAVIIFMSQLEQFKFTSGGESFWLQGGPLFIMLALVALTVAIVVFFPRITKKIPASLVAIIVVFLVVIIFNIDTKTVQDIASIEGGFPPFHIPNIPFTWKAFQIILPYSLIFAAVGLTEGLLTLNLVDEMTGTRGNGNRECIAQGSSNIANGFFYGMGGCPMIAQTLVNLSAGSRARLSGIIAALTILLIILFGAPIIGRLPMAALVGVMIMVALGTFEWASFKIITKMPRHDIFIGILVAVITVLLHNLALAVLIGVIISALVFAWESAKRIRARTHIDVDGVKHYEIYGPLFFGSTMAFSEKFTINDDPEKVIISFKESRITDMSAIDAVNNVTRKYREAGKTVRLQHLSFDCIKLLDNADAVIDVNIVKDPEYLVAIEEIRKSK; translated from the coding sequence ATGAAAAACGTACTCAATCTTTTTGATTTCTCACAAAAAATAAATTACCGAAATGAAATTCTCGCCGGATTAACTGTTGCTATGACAATGATTCCCGAGTCACTCTCATTCGCAATTCTGGCAGGCTTCCCGCCACTTGTCGGATTGTATGCAGCATTTATTGCAGGTTTAATCACGGCGATTTTTGGTGGACGTCCTGGAATGGTTTCTGGCGGTGCTGGAGCTACAGTAGTTGTATTAATCGCTCTAATGAGATCTAACGGATTGGAATATGTTTTTGCCGCTGTCGCATTGGCTGGTGTAATTCAAATTCTTATCGGACTTTTTAAATTCAGCAAATTTATAAGGCTTGTGCCACAACCAGTAATGTATGGTTTTGTCAACGGTCTTGCGGTCATCATATTCATGTCTCAACTCGAGCAATTCAAATTCACTTCGGGAGGCGAAAGCTTCTGGCTCCAAGGTGGACCGCTCTTCATAATGCTAGCATTAGTAGCACTTACCGTAGCAATAGTGGTCTTTTTCCCGAGAATAACTAAAAAAATTCCAGCCTCACTAGTCGCAATTATCGTAGTCTTTCTGGTTGTAATTATATTTAATATTGATACAAAAACCGTTCAAGATATCGCCTCGATTGAAGGTGGTTTCCCTCCTTTTCATATTCCAAATATCCCTTTTACCTGGAAAGCTTTTCAGATAATTTTGCCCTACTCTCTAATTTTTGCCGCTGTCGGACTTACCGAAGGTCTACTTACGCTCAATCTTGTAGACGAAATGACTGGAACGCGCGGAAATGGCAATAGAGAATGTATCGCACAAGGAAGTTCGAATATTGCCAACGGTTTTTTCTACGGTATGGGCGGTTGTCCAATGATTGCTCAGACACTTGTCAATCTTTCTGCCGGTTCTAGAGCACGACTTTCTGGAATTATCGCAGCATTAACAATTTTACTCATCATCCTTTTTGGCGCACCAATTATTGGACGTTTGCCAATGGCGGCGCTAGTTGGAGTGATGATTATGGTAGCACTCGGCACCTTTGAATGGGCTAGCTTTAAGATTATCACCAAAATGCCACGGCACGATATTTTTATCGGAATTCTAGTCGCAGTAATTACCGTCCTGCTTCACAATCTTGCTCTCGCGGTTCTAATTGGAGTCATCATTTCAGCTTTGGTTTTCGCCTGGGAAAGTGCCAAAAGAATACGCGCAAGGACACATATTGATGTCGATGGAGTAAAACACTACGAAATTTACGGCCCACTTTTCTTCGGATCTACCATGGCTTTTTCGGAGAAATTTACCATAAATGATGATCCAGAAAAAGTTATAATTAGCTTCAAAGAATCCCGCATCACTGATATGTCTGCGATAGATGCGGTAAATAACGTGACCCGAAAGTATCGAGAGGCTGGCAAAACGGTCCGTTTGCAACACCTTAGTTTCGATTGTATAAAGTTGCTCGACAATGCCGATGCGGTCATCGACGTCAATATTGTCAAGGATCCCGAATATTTGGTGGCTATTGAGGAGATTAGAAAATCGAAATAG
- a CDS encoding DUF2254 domain-containing protein yields MKIRKFVRIYYNKVIESIAFYPALIAIGFLLLSFLMITFDFSEAGKEFKSGLSWLSLKDASTARSIISTVAAAIISLTVFSFSMVMIVLNQAASQMSNRVLNSMIENRFQQMILGFYIGTIVYALFLLSTIRDIESGILVPALSIYVLILMTVIDIFLFIYFLDYVTQTVKYETVIDRVCHQTKKMMVKEFRGLNENFATWEGHPYTEIVVKNSGYFQNFNRTALLQLSKDKNFFISFQRNFGSYLLKGTVVLRVYCAARLDKEIQESIANSIEFFPGQPIDVNADYGFGQLTEIALRALSPGINDPGTAVISLHALSGLLQYRMYCKMPSLLDDDENTPRIYIGSSTFLDMFERCIVPIWRYGKEDQYVQKAMLEMILQLKECDTQVMYTALYNDWIVIITKQMKNSEIF; encoded by the coding sequence ATGAAAATTAGAAAATTTGTTAGAATTTATTATAACAAAGTAATTGAAAGCATTGCATTTTATCCTGCATTAATTGCTATCGGTTTTTTGCTGCTATCATTTTTAATGATAACGTTTGATTTTTCTGAAGCTGGAAAAGAATTTAAGTCGGGATTGAGTTGGCTAAGTCTTAAGGATGCAAGTACGGCTAGATCAATCATTTCGACGGTTGCTGCGGCCATCATTTCGCTTACAGTTTTTAGTTTTTCGATGGTGATGATTGTACTTAATCAGGCTGCATCGCAAATGAGTAATCGAGTGCTTAATAGTATGATTGAAAATCGTTTTCAGCAAATGATTCTAGGATTTTATATCGGAACAATCGTTTATGCGCTGTTTTTACTTAGCACAATTCGAGATATTGAAAGCGGAATTTTGGTTCCCGCCTTGAGTATTTACGTACTTATATTGATGACTGTAATAGATATTTTTCTATTTATATATTTTTTGGATTATGTCACTCAGACTGTAAAATATGAAACGGTAATTGATAGAGTTTGCCATCAAACTAAGAAAATGATGGTGAAAGAATTTCGAGGTTTAAATGAAAATTTTGCTACTTGGGAAGGTCACCCTTATACAGAAATAGTGGTTAAAAATTCTGGGTATTTTCAGAATTTTAATAGAACAGCATTATTACAATTGAGCAAAGACAAAAATTTCTTTATCAGTTTTCAACGGAATTTTGGATCGTATTTACTAAAGGGAACCGTTGTTTTGAGGGTGTACTGCGCAGCAAGATTGGATAAAGAAATTCAAGAATCAATTGCAAATTCGATCGAATTTTTTCCAGGACAACCCATTGATGTAAATGCTGATTATGGTTTTGGTCAACTGACCGAAATTGCTTTAAGAGCGTTAAGTCCTGGAATTAATGATCCAGGTACCGCAGTTATAAGCCTGCACGCACTCTCGGGATTGTTGCAATATCGAATGTATTGCAAAATGCCATCTTTATTAGATGATGATGAAAACACACCAAGAATCTACATAGGTTCGTCTACTTTCTTAGATATGTTCGAAAGATGTATCGTTCCTATTTGGCGTTATGGCAAAGAAGATCAATATGTTCAAAAAGCAATGTTGGAAATGATTTTACAACTTAAGGAATGTGACACTCAAGTAATGTACACCGCTTTATATAATGATTGGATTGTTATCATTACTAAACAAATGAAAAACAGCGAAATTTTTTGA
- a CDS encoding mechanosensitive ion channel family protein — translation MEDETAGFTANIEESINAYYNSFVHALPRFVFALLILIITFFVAKYFSNLIRTRYINKDHDPLFVNFLSKTVKFILIVIGVIIAMNVIGLSGIAQGLLAGAGVGAFIFGFAFKDIAENFLGGMILAFNRPFSLNDTIMVREFSGHVVALNFRTTHIKTFDERDVFIPNSIMIKEPLINYTRDGKIRIDFLVGIAYEDDITTAIDTIKRTIRPIQDLKKNTEAFAVVEELATSTVNLRVYFWTDTMDYKRSVLEIKSEVISKVKEVLVADGFSLPADIQEFKLYDKQEPLPINILNIKDARAQ, via the coding sequence ATGGAAGATGAAACCGCTGGTTTTACAGCAAATATAGAAGAATCAATCAATGCTTATTACAATAGTTTCGTGCATGCACTCCCTCGTTTTGTGTTTGCATTGCTTATACTAATCATAACATTTTTTGTAGCAAAATACTTTTCGAACCTGATCAGGACAAGATATATAAATAAGGACCATGATCCACTTTTTGTCAATTTCCTAAGTAAAACGGTCAAATTTATATTGATAGTAATTGGAGTTATTATTGCGATGAATGTGATTGGACTGAGCGGAATTGCCCAAGGTTTGCTTGCTGGTGCTGGAGTTGGAGCTTTCATTTTTGGATTTGCTTTTAAAGATATTGCCGAAAATTTCCTTGGCGGAATGATTTTGGCCTTCAACCGACCTTTTAGTCTTAACGATACAATTATGGTGCGCGAATTTAGCGGCCACGTAGTTGCGCTCAATTTTAGAACCACTCATATCAAAACTTTTGATGAGCGCGATGTCTTTATTCCCAATTCTATTATGATTAAAGAACCTTTGATAAATTATACTCGCGATGGAAAAATTCGTATAGATTTTTTGGTGGGCATCGCTTACGAAGACGATATTACCACTGCAATTGACACCATAAAACGTACGATTAGACCCATTCAAGATCTTAAAAAAAACACCGAAGCCTTTGCGGTGGTGGAGGAACTTGCAACTAGTACAGTGAATTTGCGAGTTTATTTCTGGACGGATACCATGGATTATAAACGTAGTGTGCTCGAAATAAAAAGTGAAGTAATCAGTAAGGTGAAAGAAGTTTTAGTGGCGGATGGATTTTCGTTACCTGCGGATATTCAGGAATTTAAATTGTATGATAAACAAGAGCCATTGCCAATTAATATTCTCAATATTAAAGATGCACGTGCCCAATAA
- a CDS encoding SdiA-regulated domain-containing protein has product MKQLYFILAAIFLISCQPPSDELMVLFKLPKDLKEVSGITYNKVDNSIFAIQDRGNGTEILQLNLNGDWLKSIEITNAKNVDWEDITQDHAGNIYIGDFGNNENKRQDLSIYKVSKEQLSKKNAVAEYKIEFSYPEQTDFPPKKKDLIYDVESFFELNGSFFLFTKNRSKFFDGTSMLYKVENKPGPQKAELLGSFVSCGNYNRCAVTSAAISPDATKIVVLFHDKIILFEDWKGEQILEAKKTIIELGHTSQKEAVTFLDNETILIADERKSKEGGNVYQLKIKI; this is encoded by the coding sequence ATGAAGCAATTATATTTCATACTAGCAGCTATATTTTTGATCTCCTGTCAACCTCCAAGTGACGAATTAATGGTGCTTTTTAAATTACCGAAAGATTTAAAGGAAGTCTCAGGAATAACTTACAATAAAGTGGACAATAGTATTTTTGCAATACAAGATCGAGGAAATGGTACCGAAATTTTGCAACTAAATTTAAATGGCGATTGGTTAAAGTCGATCGAAATCACCAACGCAAAAAATGTAGATTGGGAAGATATTACTCAAGATCATGCGGGGAATATCTACATTGGCGATTTTGGTAATAATGAAAATAAACGCCAAGACCTTTCTATTTATAAAGTTTCAAAAGAGCAACTCTCAAAAAAAAATGCGGTAGCAGAGTACAAAATTGAGTTTTCATATCCAGAACAAACAGATTTCCCACCTAAGAAAAAGGACTTGATTTATGATGTCGAAAGTTTTTTTGAATTAAATGGTTCTTTCTTTCTGTTTACCAAAAATCGCAGCAAGTTTTTCGATGGCACTTCGATGCTTTATAAGGTAGAAAATAAACCCGGCCCCCAAAAAGCAGAATTATTAGGAAGCTTCGTTAGTTGTGGAAATTATAATAGATGTGCCGTGACTTCTGCGGCCATCAGCCCCGATGCAACGAAGATTGTGGTGCTCTTTCACGATAAAATTATTCTCTTTGAAGACTGGAAAGGAGAGCAAATCCTAGAGGCGAAAAAAACGATCATCGAGTTAGGCCACACTTCACAAAAAGAAGCGGTAACTTTTCTTGATAATGAAACGATTTTAATCGCCGATGAGCGTAAAAGTAAGGAAGGTGGAAATGTATATCAATTAAAAATTAAAATTTAG